One Coffea arabica cultivar ET-39 chromosome 5c, Coffea Arabica ET-39 HiFi, whole genome shotgun sequence DNA window includes the following coding sequences:
- the LOC113690970 gene encoding protein NUCLEAR FUSION DEFECTIVE 6, mitochondrial — protein MAISATCVAARSIFRASPVRTAAARLASQAKPSRSSFTFPSRANILSNRISRSPVEMSACIESIQPYHTATASALMTSLLTVSRCGYGWIPEGCDETK, from the exons atggcCATTTCCGCCACTTGTGTCGCAGCCAGATCCATTTTCCGAGCATCCCCTGTCCGCACTGCCGCCGCCCGACTTGCTTCCCAAGCCAAGCCCTCTCGTTCCTCCTTCACCTTTCCTTCACGAGCCAACATCCTCTCTAATCGCATTTCCAG gtCTCCGGTGGAAATGAGCGCTTGCATAGAGTCGATTCAGCCGTACCACACCGCCACCGCCTCGGCTTTGATGACCTCCCTCCTGACTGTCTCTCGCTGTGGTTACGGTTGGATTCCCGAAG GCTGTGACGAGACTAAATGA